The Longimicrobium sp. genome includes a window with the following:
- a CDS encoding TonB-dependent receptor, whose amino-acid sequence MTRPVSLAALLCACAAPALRAQDLPPDTILSDTVALPAVTAVATRVPTRLLDVPAAVSVVPKRAFEDASGLRVDQALRGVPGVLAQSRSGGMDVRITIRGFGARGAGDRSNAGTTRGIRVLQDGFPETEPDGRTALDLVDLATVEEVEVARSNVSAVWGNAAGGVVAFSTVPAFARPFASAEQQSGSFGLSRWIARVGTTLGGGRAYVAAAHTTLDGWRQNSAGERTLVNAGVVAPVGGRTLLRLHAVGAENRFGIPGPLTRAALDSAPELANATYLTHRERRHNRLGRLGAAVEHRAGDGVWIDGALFVQPKALQRSERGTFRDFTRQHLGGSAGVRWERAWTPAVRGTFSAGVDYAVQDGAILFYSLTADGERGTELRDNKREGATNAGVFAQEVLSLGGRVDLLLGARWDDITYDYASRINPRLDDRKAFRRLSPRLGVLWHADAETSVYANLGGGVEAPAGNETDPASTFGQDTVTALNPLLEPIRSTTWEAGARHLSAAGDGFVRALGWDAAVYWTEVRNEIVPYRGGRFYFTAGRVRRRGAELGVQLRTAPGVALEAAVSGQDHRYTEYVVDSVHYGRPGASADYAGNRVVGVPAVFGSAALRWTPAFRDEVELELAVQQAGAYWADDANRVRVPGYALWTAGVALRRPVRLAGGMSARGAVRVENLADRRYVASAFLNPDVVSGEPVAFEPGLPRQVVVSVQLGWER is encoded by the coding sequence ATGACCAGACCCGTCTCCCTCGCCGCGCTGCTCTGCGCGTGCGCCGCCCCCGCGCTCCGCGCGCAGGATCTCCCTCCCGACACCATCCTCTCCGACACCGTGGCGCTGCCGGCGGTGACGGCGGTGGCCACGCGCGTGCCCACCCGCCTGCTCGACGTGCCGGCGGCCGTCAGCGTGGTGCCGAAGCGCGCGTTCGAGGACGCGTCGGGGCTGCGCGTGGACCAGGCGCTGCGCGGCGTGCCCGGCGTGCTGGCGCAGTCGCGCAGCGGGGGGATGGACGTGCGCATCACCATCCGCGGCTTCGGCGCGCGCGGCGCGGGCGACCGCTCCAACGCGGGGACCACGCGCGGGATCCGCGTGCTGCAGGACGGCTTTCCGGAGACGGAGCCGGACGGCCGCACGGCCCTGGACCTGGTCGACCTGGCGACCGTGGAGGAGGTGGAGGTGGCGCGCTCCAACGTCTCGGCGGTGTGGGGGAACGCGGCCGGCGGCGTGGTCGCCTTCTCCACCGTCCCCGCCTTCGCCCGTCCCTTCGCGAGCGCCGAGCAGCAGTCGGGGAGCTTCGGACTGTCGCGCTGGATCGCGCGCGTGGGGACGACGCTGGGCGGCGGGCGCGCGTACGTCGCGGCGGCGCATACGACGCTGGACGGGTGGCGCCAGAACTCGGCCGGCGAGCGGACGCTGGTGAACGCGGGCGTGGTGGCGCCGGTGGGCGGCCGCACCCTCCTGCGCCTGCACGCGGTCGGCGCGGAGAACCGCTTCGGCATCCCCGGCCCGCTCACGCGGGCGGCGCTCGACAGCGCGCCCGAGCTCGCCAACGCCACCTATCTCACCCACCGCGAGCGGCGCCACAACCGCTTGGGCCGCCTGGGCGCGGCGGTGGAGCACCGCGCGGGCGACGGCGTGTGGATCGACGGCGCGCTGTTCGTGCAGCCCAAGGCGCTGCAGCGCTCCGAGCGGGGGACGTTCCGTGACTTCACCCGCCAGCACCTGGGCGGGAGCGCCGGGGTGCGCTGGGAGCGGGCGTGGACCCCGGCGGTGCGCGGCACCTTCTCCGCCGGCGTCGACTACGCGGTGCAGGACGGCGCCATCCTCTTCTACTCGCTGACAGCGGACGGCGAGCGCGGCACCGAGCTGCGCGACAACAAGCGCGAGGGTGCCACCAACGCCGGCGTGTTCGCGCAGGAGGTGCTGTCGCTGGGCGGCCGCGTGGACCTGCTGCTGGGCGCGCGCTGGGACGACATCACCTACGACTACGCCAGCCGCATCAACCCGCGCCTGGACGACCGCAAGGCGTTCCGCCGCCTCTCGCCGCGGCTGGGGGTGCTCTGGCATGCGGACGCGGAGACCAGCGTCTACGCCAACCTGGGCGGCGGGGTGGAGGCGCCGGCGGGGAACGAGACCGACCCCGCGTCGACCTTCGGCCAGGACACGGTGACCGCGCTGAACCCGCTGCTCGAGCCGATCCGCTCCACCACTTGGGAGGCGGGCGCGCGCCACCTGAGCGCCGCCGGCGACGGGTTCGTGCGCGCGCTGGGGTGGGACGCGGCGGTGTACTGGACCGAGGTGCGCAACGAGATCGTGCCCTACCGGGGTGGGCGCTTCTACTTCACCGCCGGGCGGGTGCGCCGCCGCGGCGCCGAGCTGGGCGTGCAACTCCGCACCGCGCCGGGCGTGGCGCTCGAGGCGGCGGTGAGCGGGCAGGACCACCGCTACACCGAGTACGTGGTGGACTCGGTGCACTATGGCCGCCCCGGCGCTTCTGCTGACTACGCGGGGAACCGCGTGGTGGGGGTGCCGGCGGTGTTCGGCTCGGCGGCCCTGCGCTGGACGCCCGCCTTCCGCGACGAGGTGGAGCTGGAGCTGGCCGTGCAGCAGGCGGGCGCGTACTGGGCCGACGACGCCAACCGCGTGCGGGTGCCCGGCTACGCGCTGTGGACGGCGGGCGTGGCGCTGCGCCGGCCCGTGCGCCTGGCCGGCGGGATGAGCGCGCGGGGCGCGGTGCGGGTGGAGAACCTGGCGGACCGGAGGTACGTGGCCAGCGCCTTCCTGAACCCCGACGTGGTGTCCGGCGAGCCCGTGGCCTTCGAGCCCGGCTTGCCGCGGCAGGTGGTGGTGAGCGTGCAGTTGGGGTGGGAGCGGTAA
- a CDS encoding DUF3883 domain-containing protein, translated as MKFLTKYGYGYSREYFLVVGDETFDSKAIFAAAYGYQYPERGAPKSSQFSGGEATVQRRLEALGFVVERRNHIQREEFSHPQLVRYQAYSRQEVHDLLDPTVPFTPNAGMWGISGIVSLSGRPNDFVFFVTLEKHTGYADALSTTGLVEWDSQRKQNLDDDQIHRFVKHDHELDSILLLLRAHEGEPYCYVGKLRYVWHDTTSEHPVHFRWQVLDWQIEPIRAAGLLIEHGTAEVASIPAELPPVPYPTLVEVAPPRGAQQQSNRRKEQKARKDVDYAARDSANRALGRAGEEWVVEHERRILLEIGRPDLAKDVFHAAKDEGDGLGYDVFSRTPSGEPKFIEVKTTRGKKRTPFFITANELSFAEQRGKDYVLYRVFGFSETGQTQYYVLRSPLESALQLSATVHRAVPR; from the coding sequence GTGAAGTTCCTAACGAAGTACGGCTATGGATACTCACGTGAGTACTTCCTCGTTGTGGGCGATGAAACCTTTGACTCCAAGGCGATCTTCGCAGCTGCGTACGGATACCAGTACCCCGAGCGAGGCGCCCCGAAGTCGAGTCAGTTCAGTGGCGGAGAGGCCACCGTTCAGCGACGACTTGAGGCACTCGGGTTTGTGGTTGAGCGGCGAAATCACATCCAGCGTGAAGAGTTCTCACATCCACAACTCGTTCGGTATCAAGCCTACTCTCGGCAGGAAGTCCACGACCTGCTTGATCCAACAGTCCCATTCACCCCTAACGCTGGAATGTGGGGCATTTCCGGAATCGTCTCACTAAGCGGTCGTCCAAACGACTTTGTGTTTTTTGTTACGCTCGAGAAACACACTGGGTATGCAGATGCTCTTTCCACTACGGGTTTGGTTGAGTGGGATTCACAGCGAAAGCAAAACCTGGACGACGATCAAATTCATCGATTTGTGAAGCACGACCATGAACTTGATTCGATCCTCCTGCTCCTTAGGGCACATGAGGGTGAGCCATATTGCTACGTGGGTAAGCTGCGATATGTTTGGCATGACACCACATCTGAGCACCCTGTGCACTTCCGGTGGCAAGTCCTTGATTGGCAGATCGAACCCATTCGCGCTGCTGGTCTGTTGATTGAGCATGGGACTGCTGAAGTTGCATCGATCCCTGCCGAGCTTCCACCGGTTCCGTACCCAACGCTCGTTGAAGTCGCACCCCCTCGCGGGGCACAGCAGCAGTCCAACAGGCGTAAAGAACAGAAGGCTCGAAAAGACGTTGATTATGCGGCACGCGATTCTGCAAACCGCGCCCTTGGTCGTGCGGGAGAGGAATGGGTGGTTGAGCACGAGCGTCGCATTTTGCTCGAAATCGGCCGGCCCGATTTAGCGAAGGATGTGTTTCATGCTGCAAAGGATGAGGGAGATGGACTTGGCTATGACGTGTTCTCACGTACGCCGAGCGGTGAGCCAAAGTTTATTGAAGTAAAAACTACCCGGGGTAAGAAGCGCACTCCGTTCTTCATCACGGCGAATGAGCTTAGCTTTGCGGAGCAGCGTGGAAAGGACTATGTGCTTTACAGGGTATTTGGATTCTCAGAAACAGGCCAGACACAATACTATGTGCTGCGGTCACCGCTAGAATCAGCGCTGCAGCTGTCCGCGACTGTGCACAGGGCGGTACCGCGTTAG